Part of the Flavobacterium alkalisoli genome is shown below.
TTAACTCAGGAAGAAATCGAAAGAATGCGTCAGGAAGCAGAAGCTAATGCTGATGCCGATAAAGCAGCGAAAGAAAAAGTAGACAAGCTAAACGAAGCTGATGCTATGATTTTCCAAACTGAAAAACAGCTTACAGAGTTTGGTGACAAACTATCTGACAGCAACAAGCAGCCAATTCAATCGGCTCTTGAAGAACTTAAAAAAGCTTACGAAACTAAAGATGTAGCTACTATCCAACCGGCTCTTGATAAAATCAACGAGGCTTGGAAAAATGCATCTGAGGAAATGTACAAAGCTCAGGCAGAAGGCGGAGCTCAGGGTGGTGCAGACCAAGGTCAGCCACAGGGTGATGCTCAGGCAGAAGGCGATAACGTACAGGACGTAGATTTTGAAGAAGTGAAATAATTACAGTACTAAGATTTCAGTACAAAGTATTAAGATAAAAAACGCCCCGCAACTGCGGGGCGTTTTTGTTATATTCTATTTTTGATTTAAACGAAAGCTGAATAAAGAATCTGAATTAGATTAATAATTAAAGAGATTTCTCCATTCCATTTCATTCCGGTCGAAATGACAAAACATTCTCATTCATAATTATCTTAACGCTACAGAGTCTAATGCCTGAGCTTCACTCATGCTTAAATTCAAAATTTAAAATTCATCATTTAGAATAAATTACTCCACGGTAAGTCCAAGTCCTTCAATGTAGCCTTTGTTTTGGAAACAGTTTTTATACAGGCAGTTTTCAAGAAACTGGTTTAGTGCTTTTTGTGCAGTAGCTCTGTCCGGCATGTTTTCACGTATCTTTTCGTAAGAGCTGCGGTCGCTTTGCGAGTAGCGTACAATAACCGCATAGTCTTCGGGCATGGTAAAGTTCATTATACCTTTAGTATTGTCCATTTTTTTATATGGCCAAAAACACCAGTTGATATTGTTTTGGTCTAACAGCAATCTGAAATCCATAACCCATTCATCGGTATTTTCTCCGGTTTCACCAATGTAAATCGGTACATTGTGCTTATCGCGGAAATCAACATATTTTTGAATGGCTGCCTGCTCTACATCAAACCAGTATTTGTGGAACTCATAAACAATGTTATCGTCAATAATAGATTCAAATACGTCAAAGTCACCTGCCCAAACCGATCCGTTTAAGAATATGGTGTGGTCTTTATCTACCGAACGGATGTCTTTTACCATTCGCTGGTATAATGTAAACAGCCTGTGGTTGTAATCGGGTATCTCCTTGACAAAGTAGTGTGCAAAAGGCTCATTTACCACGTCGTACCCAATAATTATAGGATCTCCTTTATACTTTTTGGCAATCTTCATCCACACTTCGCTCATTAAGTCCTGAGACGATTTACTGAAAAACAACCACGGATAGCCGTAACTGTC
Proteins encoded:
- a CDS encoding glycoside hydrolase family 5 protein; translation: MTLKKTSNVLLAFALCMAFTSPATAQKNKVAKTNGSQIIEPNGNPITLKGTNLGNWLVPEGYMFKTGKVAAPRQIDQLLHEMIGPDSLTVFWHKYLDNYITQEDIKYLKRTGCNHIRLPFHYKMFTDETYMGTQNAGFKYFDRVIEWCRQENLYVLLDMHCAPGGQTGDNIDDSYGYPWLFFSKSSQDLMSEVWMKIAKKYKGDPIIIGYDVVNEPFAHYFVKEIPDYNHRLFTLYQRMVKDIRSVDKDHTIFLNGSVWAGDFDVFESIIDDNIVYEFHKYWFDVEQAAIQKYVDFRDKHNVPIYIGETGENTDEWVMDFRLLLDQNNINWCFWPYKKMDNTKGIMNFTMPEDYAVIVRYSQSDRSSYEKIRENMPDRATAQKALNQFLENCLYKNCFQNKGYIEGLGLTVE